Proteins from a genomic interval of Polaribacter sp. Q13:
- a CDS encoding efflux RND transporter periplasmic adaptor subunit, whose amino-acid sequence MKKYIHIIALFTASLIMTSCGSEEKKAAVDNTPAIKISVSKVAVNSNSPFLSVSGKIQASNSADLSTRMMGYVKKVHVNVGDKVRKGQLLVSINNADLQAKKGQVNAGITQAKTAFNNAEKNYNRFKNLFESKSVTQKEMDDMTANYEMAKAGLESANQMKNEINAQFAYSNITAPFSGVVTSKNIESGDMANPGMPLISIETPKEFEVIAMVPETEISQIKKGTTVNVLVKSMNKTLTGKVTEVSTSAKNTGGQYLVKINLDKTEVSILSGMFATVQFPVERKVKSELVLIPNKAIVTNGQLSGVYTVSESNTAMLRWLRLGRTYGNSVEVLSGLNANESYIVSAEGKLFNGAKVSVQ is encoded by the coding sequence ATGAAAAAATACATACACATAATAGCATTATTTACAGCTTCATTAATAATGACGAGTTGTGGAAGTGAAGAAAAAAAGGCAGCAGTAGACAATACACCTGCAATTAAAATTTCAGTTAGCAAAGTTGCCGTAAACAGTAACAGTCCGTTTTTGTCTGTAAGTGGAAAAATACAAGCATCTAACAGTGCAGATTTAAGCACAAGAATGATGGGGTATGTAAAAAAAGTTCATGTAAATGTAGGTGATAAAGTTAGAAAAGGGCAGTTGTTAGTGTCTATTAATAATGCTGATTTACAAGCTAAAAAAGGACAAGTAAACGCAGGAATTACGCAAGCAAAAACTGCTTTTAACAACGCCGAAAAGAATTACAATCGTTTTAAAAATTTATTTGAGAGTAAAAGTGTTACTCAAAAAGAAATGGATGACATGACTGCAAATTACGAAATGGCAAAAGCAGGTTTAGAATCTGCAAATCAAATGAAAAATGAAATTAATGCACAGTTTGCGTATTCTAACATAACAGCGCCTTTTAGTGGTGTAGTTACAAGTAAAAATATTGAAAGTGGCGATATGGCAAACCCAGGAATGCCTTTAATTAGTATAGAAACTCCTAAAGAGTTTGAAGTAATTGCCATGGTTCCTGAGACAGAAATTTCGCAAATTAAAAAAGGAACAACGGTAAATGTATTAGTGAAATCTATGAACAAAACATTAACAGGGAAAGTTACGGAAGTAAGTACTTCTGCTAAAAATACAGGTGGACAATATTTAGTGAAAATAAATTTAGACAAAACAGAGGTGTCTATTTTATCAGGGATGTTTGCTACAGTTCAGTTTCCGGTAGAAAGAAAAGTAAAATCGGAATTGGTTTTAATTCCTAATAAAGCAATTGTAACTAACGGTCAATTATCTGGAGTTTATACGGTAAGTGAAAGTAATACAGCAATGTTGCGTTGGTTGCGTTTAGGTAGAACGTATGGAAATAGTGTTGAGGTTTTATCAGGCTTAAATGCTAATGAATCTTACATCGTTTCTGCGGAAGGGAAGTTATTTAATGGGGCTAAAGTTAGTGTTCAGTAG
- a CDS encoding efflux RND transporter permease subunit — translation MKEGLAGKIAKVFIGSKLTVLLMIVFMVVGVYASFLIPREEEPQIDVPMADIFVGYPGASPTEVESRVVKPLEKLISNIKGVEYVHSTSMNEKAMVIVQFYVGEDIERSFVKLYNEINKHMDQMPAGVTFPLVKTRAIDDVPMLGLTLWSENYSDYQLSQMAQELESEIKKVNDVSITHKIGGRNRQLRVVLDKDKLAASGLDFLSVSEMIKANNTQLISGSFDKNDTEFLVNTGKFLASVTDVENLVVGVQQNRPIYLKQIANIVDGPEIPQNYVSLGFGKGSEKSGDYKSEYPAVTISVAKRKGADAMKIAEVILTKVDHLRTTLIPDDVHVEITRNYGETASHKVSELLWHLIGSIFAVTLVVMLAMGWRGGLVVFLSVPITFALTLLSYYMMDYTLNRITLFALVFVTGIVVDDSIIIAENMHRHFKMKRLPFKQAALYAINEVGNPTILATFTVIASVLPMAFVSGLMGPYMAPMPIGASIAMILSLFVALTITPYLGYIFLREKDKKGGVEKVEKPLEETFIYRIYSKFERPLLENGKLRWLFLGGTFVVLMATMVLFFTKSVAVKMLPFDNKNEFQVVIDMPEGTTLERTGVVAQEISQYLATRPEVVNYQNYVGTSAPITFNGLVRHYDLRGGSNMADIQVNLIDKEHRTIQSHGIAKLLRPEMQRIAAKYNANVKLVEVPPGPPVLSTIVAEVYGPDYNEQMRIANDVQNILKNTADVVDVDWMVEADQKEYQFEINKEKAMLYGVAPQQIAYTMNMALSNRPVTNLYDENAVNQVGLLLTLDEKEKSTISDISQLKVKSKQGNMVPIADLVEIKETTAAKSIYRKNQKRVVYVTADMAGELESPAYAILGMEDKLKEIKLPEGFKLNEMYLGQPDFEDDYTVKWDGEWQITLEVFRDLGIAFMGAIILIYILIVGWFQNFKAPIVMMVAIPLSLIGIILGHWIMGAFFTATSFIGMIALAGIMVRNSVLLIDFINLRTDEGIPLKQACIEAGAVRTTPILLTAGTVVIGAFVILFDPIFQGLAISLMGGTIVSTVLTLLVVPLVYYMIEKKNYK, via the coding sequence ATGAAAGAAGGTTTAGCTGGAAAAATTGCAAAAGTCTTTATTGGATCGAAATTGACCGTGTTGCTAATGATCGTTTTTATGGTGGTTGGTGTGTATGCTTCGTTTTTGATTCCGAGGGAAGAAGAGCCGCAAATTGATGTGCCCATGGCAGATATTTTTGTGGGTTATCCGGGTGCGAGTCCTACGGAAGTAGAAAGTAGAGTTGTAAAACCTTTAGAGAAATTAATTTCGAATATTAAGGGAGTGGAGTATGTGCATTCTACTTCTATGAATGAAAAAGCAATGGTAATTGTGCAATTTTATGTGGGCGAAGATATTGAGCGTTCTTTTGTGAAATTATACAACGAAATTAACAAACACATGGATCAAATGCCTGCGGGTGTTACGTTTCCGTTAGTAAAAACACGTGCTATTGATGATGTGCCAATGTTGGGTTTAACGTTGTGGAGTGAAAACTACAGCGATTATCAATTAAGTCAAATGGCGCAAGAGTTAGAATCGGAAATTAAGAAGGTAAATGATGTTTCTATTACGCATAAAATTGGTGGAAGAAATCGTCAATTACGTGTAGTTTTAGACAAAGATAAATTGGCCGCAAGCGGATTGGATTTCTTATCGGTTTCTGAAATGATAAAAGCCAATAATACCCAATTAATTTCTGGTAGTTTTGATAAAAATGATACCGAATTTTTAGTAAATACTGGTAAGTTTTTAGCGTCTGTAACAGATGTAGAGAATTTAGTGGTTGGTGTGCAGCAGAACAGACCTATTTATTTAAAGCAAATTGCCAATATTGTAGATGGGCCTGAAATTCCACAAAATTATGTGTCTTTAGGTTTTGGAAAAGGGAGTGAAAAATCTGGAGATTACAAATCTGAATATCCTGCAGTTACAATTTCTGTAGCCAAAAGAAAAGGAGCCGATGCCATGAAAATTGCAGAGGTTATTTTAACAAAAGTAGATCACTTACGAACCACTTTAATTCCGGATGATGTACATGTAGAAATTACAAGAAATTACGGAGAAACAGCGTCTCATAAAGTATCTGAATTATTGTGGCATCTTATTGGTTCTATCTTTGCAGTAACTTTAGTTGTTATGTTAGCAATGGGCTGGCGTGGTGGTTTAGTGGTGTTTTTATCTGTGCCGATTACGTTTGCTTTAACGTTGTTGAGTTATTATATGATGGATTACACGCTAAACAGAATTACCTTGTTTGCGTTGGTATTTGTAACTGGTATTGTGGTAGATGATTCCATTATTATTGCAGAAAATATGCACCGACATTTTAAGATGAAACGACTGCCTTTTAAACAAGCGGCTTTGTATGCAATTAATGAGGTTGGTAACCCAACAATTTTAGCAACATTTACAGTGATTGCTTCTGTTTTACCCATGGCTTTTGTGTCTGGTTTAATGGGGCCTTATATGGCGCCAATGCCAATTGGAGCATCAATTGCAATGATTTTATCGTTATTTGTAGCATTGACAATTACCCCTTATTTAGGATATATTTTCTTAAGAGAAAAAGACAAAAAAGGTGGTGTAGAGAAAGTTGAAAAACCTTTAGAAGAAACTTTTATTTATAGAATTTATAGCAAGTTTGAAAGACCTTTGTTAGAAAACGGAAAGTTACGTTGGTTGTTTTTAGGAGGAACATTTGTTGTTTTAATGGCTACTATGGTCTTGTTTTTTACAAAATCTGTTGCTGTAAAGATGTTGCCTTTTGATAATAAAAACGAATTTCAAGTGGTGATTGATATGCCAGAAGGTACCACTTTAGAAAGAACAGGCGTGGTTGCTCAAGAAATTTCGCAATATTTAGCTACAAGACCAGAGGTGGTAAATTATCAGAATTATGTAGGTACTTCTGCACCAATTACTTTTAATGGTTTGGTACGTCATTACGATTTACGTGGTGGGTCTAATATGGCAGATATTCAAGTGAATTTAATTGATAAAGAACATAGAACGATTCAGAGTCATGGAATTGCAAAATTATTAAGACCAGAAATGCAACGTATTGCTGCTAAATATAATGCAAATGTAAAGTTGGTAGAAGTTCCACCAGGACCTCCAGTTTTATCTACCATTGTTGCTGAGGTATATGGACCAGATTATAATGAGCAAATGAGAATTGCCAATGATGTTCAGAATATCTTAAAAAATACTGCGGATGTTGTAGATGTAGATTGGATGGTGGAAGCAGACCAAAAAGAATATCAATTTGAAATAAATAAAGAAAAAGCAATGTTGTACGGAGTTGCACCACAACAAATTGCGTATACCATGAATATGGCGTTGTCTAACAGACCTGTTACTAATTTGTATGATGAAAATGCCGTGAACCAAGTTGGTTTATTGTTGACTTTAGATGAAAAAGAAAAGTCTACTATTTCTGATATTTCTCAATTGAAAGTAAAATCTAAACAAGGAAATATGGTGCCTATTGCAGATTTGGTGGAAATTAAAGAAACTACAGCCGCAAAAAGCATTTATAGAAAAAATCAAAAACGTGTAGTTTATGTAACTGCTGATATGGCGGGAGAATTAGAAAGTCCGGCGTATGCTATTTTGGGAATGGAAGATAAGTTGAAAGAAATAAAACTTCCTGAAGGCTTTAAATTAAACGAAATGTATTTAGGTCAGCCAGATTTTGAAGATGATTATACTGTGAAATGGGATGGAGAATGGCAAATTACCTTAGAAGTTTTTAGAGATTTAGGAATTGCTTTTATGGGAGCCATTATTTTAATTTATATTTTAATTGTTGGATGGTTTCAAAACTTTAAAGCACCAATTGTAATGATGGTGGCAATTCCGTTATCATTAATAGGAATTATTTTAGGACACTGGATTATGGGTGCCTTTTTTACGGCAACTTCTTTTATTGGAATGATTGCCCTGGCGGGAATTATGGTACGGAACTCAGTGTTGTTAATTGATTTTATCAACTTAAGAACAGATGAAGGTATTCCTTTAAAACAAGCTTGTATTGAGGCAGGAGCAGTAAGAACAACTCCAATTTTATTAACTGCAGGGACCGTTGTAATTGGAGCATTCGTTATTTTGTTTGATCCTATTTTTCAAGGACTAGCAATATCATTAATGGGAGGAACGATTGTTTCTACAGTATTAACGTTGTTAGTTGTGCCATTGGTATATTATATGATAGAGAAGAAAAATTATAAATAG
- a CDS encoding DUF2892 domain-containing protein, which yields MLNKYFRVIVGVMVLLMVALTYYVSVNWLWFGVFIGLNLIQSAFTKWCLLETILVKLGVKKEGGSCSSC from the coding sequence ATGTTAAATAAATATTTTAGAGTTATAGTAGGAGTAATGGTTTTATTAATGGTTGCATTAACCTACTATGTGAGTGTAAATTGGTTGTGGTTTGGAGTTTTTATTGGATTAAATTTAATTCAATCTGCATTTACAAAATGGTGTTTACTTGAAACGATTTTAGTGAAATTAGGTGTTAAAAAAGAAGGTGGTTCTTGTTCTTCTTGTTAG
- a CDS encoding outer membrane beta-barrel protein produces the protein MKKITFLTFLLLSCITYSQSKKFEITGTIKSLEDNELLESATVHTERLKDSSIIAYTITNSKGYFNIGGKTADAKVKLVVSYIGYKPYTKIISVKDQNIGTLILEPANVLDAVVIRSSAPITIKKDTVEFNVKSFKTKKDANVEDLLKKLPGVEVDDEGKITVNGKEVNKILVNGKPFFGNDPTITTRNLTKDIIEKIQISDTKTNAQAFSGEDSDGENKTINLTIKKENNKGYFGKTAAGIGTDKKYEYAGMATRFKQSERIGLLAGGNNVNSPGFSFGNQRLQFGGNNRSFGGGQGIVTSNNYGLNYINAFGKMFELSTDYFYKNSESDNKTTQNRETFLADGTSFTTNSNNTSFNESNSHDASVDFEIEIDSTFRIDIESDFNADINKNTYTSASESFNNSSTLTNDSNSNSIADSNSKKFDNEVNLTKMFGDRGAFLRVELTANVNNSDTEDLVKSETNIYGDSPNQIIRDQFSDGNTDKTKIGSEVTYRYPILSRLLYLDVSYEYSNTKTQKKRSTFNFDKNTNNYTDFSDLLSTDFEYQDNVKKPRAKLSFRNEKWSTSASIAYLNRTLKNTDFLRPETNLEREFNNLEYGVNIRFRKDRTSSYRLRYNFKNGTPSLSQLQPFRDESNPLNIVTGNPELAPTKTHSLRFGASNFNWKERTGFWAFGNISLTNDRVVANTVIDPNTLIRETSYANVDGFYSVQAGGSYSVTKKWEDFGSLKSEFRVFGNHNKNINFNNGVQYSSKATSISPRIGFDFMWDDILQIRPSYSISFNRNTYDIDSFSDKNFTSHDVLISTSTFLPKKLEWRNDVKYNFNPNIADGFQKSAWFWNTTLRYSILKDQGAVGIKVYDILNQNTNARRVATEDYIQDSSSTVLKQYAMLTFTWKFNSLGGEGKKFEPKRGRRYH, from the coding sequence ATGAAGAAAATTACATTCCTTACCTTCTTACTTTTAAGCTGCATTACCTATTCTCAATCAAAAAAATTCGAAATTACCGGAACAATTAAATCTTTAGAAGATAATGAATTGTTAGAATCTGCAACGGTACATACAGAAAGATTAAAAGACAGCAGCATCATTGCCTATACAATTACCAACTCTAAAGGTTATTTTAATATTGGTGGAAAAACTGCAGATGCTAAAGTAAAACTAGTCGTTTCTTATATTGGTTACAAACCTTATACAAAAATAATAAGTGTAAAAGACCAAAATATTGGTACCTTAATTTTAGAACCAGCTAATGTATTAGATGCAGTTGTAATTAGATCTAGTGCACCCATCACCATTAAAAAAGATACGGTAGAATTTAATGTAAAATCTTTTAAAACCAAGAAGGATGCTAATGTAGAAGATTTATTAAAAAAATTACCTGGTGTAGAAGTAGATGATGAAGGAAAAATAACCGTAAACGGAAAAGAAGTTAATAAAATACTCGTAAACGGAAAACCTTTCTTTGGAAATGATCCTACTATTACTACGAGAAATTTAACGAAAGATATTATCGAGAAAATACAAATTTCTGATACAAAAACAAATGCTCAGGCTTTTTCTGGTGAAGATTCTGATGGTGAAAATAAAACCATTAACTTAACTATTAAAAAAGAAAATAATAAAGGCTATTTTGGTAAAACTGCCGCTGGTATTGGTACAGACAAAAAGTATGAGTATGCAGGTATGGCCACTCGTTTTAAACAAAGTGAAAGAATTGGTCTTTTAGCAGGTGGTAACAATGTAAATTCTCCTGGTTTTAGTTTCGGAAACCAACGTTTACAGTTTGGTGGTAATAACAGAAGTTTTGGTGGTGGACAAGGTATTGTTACTTCTAATAACTATGGTCTAAATTACATCAATGCTTTTGGAAAAATGTTTGAGCTTTCTACAGATTATTTTTATAAAAACAGTGAATCCGATAATAAAACAACCCAAAACCGTGAAACATTTTTAGCTGATGGAACTAGCTTTACCACAAATTCTAACAATACTTCTTTTAATGAAAGTAATAGTCATGATGCAAGCGTAGATTTTGAAATTGAAATAGACAGTACTTTTAGAATTGATATTGAATCTGATTTTAATGCAGATATAAATAAGAACACTTACACCAGTGCTTCTGAAAGTTTTAATAATAGCAGTACACTTACCAACGATTCTAACTCTAATTCTATTGCAGACTCTAATAGTAAAAAGTTTGATAATGAGGTAAATTTAACCAAAATGTTTGGTGATAGAGGTGCTTTTTTAAGAGTAGAACTTACAGCAAATGTAAATAACTCTGATACTGAAGACTTGGTGAAATCTGAAACCAATATTTATGGAGATAGCCCAAATCAAATAATTAGAGATCAGTTTTCTGATGGAAATACAGACAAAACAAAAATTGGTAGTGAAGTTACCTATCGTTATCCAATATTATCTAGACTTTTATATTTAGATGTTAGTTATGAATATTCCAATACAAAAACTCAAAAGAAAAGAAGTACGTTTAATTTTGATAAAAACACCAACAACTACACCGATTTTAGCGACCTATTAAGTACCGATTTTGAATATCAAGATAACGTTAAAAAACCACGTGCAAAGCTATCATTCAGAAATGAAAAATGGTCTACATCTGCAAGCATCGCTTACCTAAACAGGACTTTAAAAAACACAGATTTTTTAAGGCCAGAAACCAATTTAGAAAGAGAATTTAATAATTTAGAATACGGCGTAAATATTCGTTTTAGGAAAGACAGAACAAGTAGTTACCGATTAAGATATAATTTTAAAAACGGAACGCCTTCATTATCTCAATTACAGCCATTTAGAGACGAATCTAATCCTTTAAACATTGTAACAGGTAATCCAGAATTAGCCCCAACTAAAACACACAGCTTACGTTTTGGAGCATCTAATTTTAATTGGAAAGAAAGAACTGGTTTCTGGGCATTTGGTAATATTTCTTTAACGAATGACAGAGTAGTTGCAAATACCGTAATTGATCCTAACACTCTTATTAGAGAGACTTCTTATGCCAACGTAGATGGTTTTTATAGCGTACAAGCTGGCGGAAGTTATAGCGTTACAAAAAAATGGGAAGATTTTGGTAGCTTAAAATCAGAATTTAGAGTTTTCGGTAACCACAATAAAAATATTAACTTTAACAATGGCGTACAATACTCTAGTAAAGCAACCTCTATTTCGCCAAGAATTGGTTTCGATTTTATGTGGGATGACATCTTACAGATTAGACCTTCATACTCCATTTCTTTTAACAGAAACACGTACGACATAGATAGTTTTAGTGATAAAAATTTTACAAGTCATGATGTATTAATAAGTACCTCTACCTTTTTACCTAAAAAGCTAGAATGGCGAAATGATGTAAAATATAATTTCAACCCAAATATTGCAGACGGGTTTCAAAAAAGTGCTTGGTTTTGGAATACCACTTTGCGTTATTCAATCTTAAAAGATCAAGGAGCGGTTGGTATAAAAGTGTATGATATTTTAAATCAGAATACAAACGCAAGAAGAGTAGCTACAGAAGATTATATTCAAGATTCTTCTAGTACCGTTTTAAAACAATATGCAATGCTAACTTTTACCTGGAAATTTAATAGTTTAGGTGGTGAAGGAAAAAAGTTTGAACCAAAAAGAGGAAGAAGATATCATTAA
- a CDS encoding universal stress protein: MKKIVYTTDYSENSIPALKYAFSLSEKLQASLFVIYVYEFVSDSFGGKTKEKHNKILTDFCKVHYGGDIEKLDVSFEAIADDSVINGILKKANSLHADLIISGTKSEMGLKELLIENKAKELISKALCPVLIVPKNANLYRMDTIVYASDFEEEDVCAIDNLVSMAKPLNAKIQIVHISALKDGTEIKKRDWFMNLLNEKVKYNNIDIEIIYGENIFESLKTYLEDKNADMVTMLERNSKGIINMLFHVDLVKKMETLGNIPLMSFNENRL, translated from the coding sequence ATGAAAAAAATAGTATACACTACAGATTATTCAGAAAATTCAATACCAGCATTAAAATATGCTTTTAGTTTAAGTGAAAAATTACAGGCAAGTTTGTTTGTGATTTATGTGTATGAATTTGTGTCAGATAGTTTTGGGGGCAAGACCAAAGAAAAACATAACAAGATACTAACAGATTTTTGTAAGGTACATTATGGGGGAGATATAGAAAAATTGGACGTAAGTTTTGAGGCAATTGCCGATGATTCTGTGATAAACGGAATTCTAAAAAAAGCCAATAGCTTACATGCAGATTTAATAATAAGTGGGACAAAAAGTGAAATGGGGCTGAAAGAATTACTTATAGAAAATAAAGCAAAAGAACTTATATCAAAAGCACTTTGCCCTGTTTTAATTGTGCCAAAGAATGCAAACCTATATAGAATGGATACAATTGTGTATGCTTCAGATTTTGAAGAAGAAGATGTCTGTGCAATTGACAATTTAGTCAGTATGGCTAAACCTCTTAATGCTAAGATACAAATCGTTCATATTTCTGCACTAAAAGATGGTACCGAAATAAAAAAGAGGGATTGGTTTATGAATTTGTTGAATGAAAAAGTAAAATATAATAATATTGATATTGAAATAATTTATGGAGAAAATATTTTTGAGTCTTTAAAAACCTATTTAGAAGACAAAAATGCAGATATGGTTACGATGTTAGAAAGAAATTCAAAAGGAATAATAAATATGCTTTTTCATGTAGATTTAGTGAAGAAAATGGAAACTTTAGGAAACATTCCATTAATGAGTTTTAATGAAAATAGGTTGTAA
- a CDS encoding acyl-CoA dehydrogenase family protein, translating into MKQDLFQAPDYYNLDDLLTEEHKLIRNTAREWVKRAVSPIIEEYAQKAEFPTQIINGLAEIGAFGPYIPSAYGGAGLDQISYGLIMQEIERGDSGIRSTASVQSSLVMYPIFKYGNEVQRKKYLPKLASGEWMGCFGLTEPNHGSNPSGMETKFKDMGDHYLLNGAKMWISNAPFAQIAVVWAKNEEGRIHGLIVERGMEGFTTPTTHNKWSLRASATGELIFDNVKVPKENLLPNKSGLGAPLGCLDSARFGIAWGAIGAAMDCYDTALRYCKEREQFGKPIGQFQLQQKKLAEMITEITKAQLLVWRLGTLRNEGKATSAQISMAKLNNVNMAITIAREARQMLGGMGITGEYSIMRHMMNLESVITYEGTHDIHLLITGLDVTGLSAFK; encoded by the coding sequence ATGAAACAAGACCTTTTTCAAGCCCCAGATTATTATAATCTAGATGATTTATTAACAGAAGAACACAAATTAATACGAAATACAGCTAGAGAATGGGTAAAACGAGCTGTTTCTCCTATTATTGAAGAATATGCTCAAAAGGCAGAGTTTCCTACTCAAATCATAAATGGTTTGGCAGAAATTGGTGCTTTTGGCCCTTATATTCCTTCAGCATATGGTGGCGCAGGCTTAGATCAAATTTCTTACGGATTAATAATGCAAGAAATAGAACGAGGCGATTCTGGAATTCGTTCTACCGCTTCTGTACAATCTTCATTAGTAATGTATCCTATTTTTAAATATGGAAATGAAGTACAACGTAAAAAGTATTTACCCAAATTAGCTTCTGGCGAATGGATGGGATGTTTTGGCTTAACAGAACCAAATCATGGTTCCAACCCTAGCGGGATGGAAACGAAGTTTAAAGATATGGGAGATCATTATCTTTTAAACGGTGCAAAAATGTGGATTTCTAATGCGCCTTTTGCTCAAATTGCTGTGGTTTGGGCAAAAAATGAAGAAGGTAGAATTCATGGACTAATTGTAGAACGCGGAATGGAAGGTTTTACAACGCCTACAACTCATAATAAATGGTCTTTGCGTGCTTCTGCAACCGGAGAACTTATTTTTGACAATGTAAAAGTGCCTAAAGAAAACTTATTGCCTAACAAATCTGGATTAGGAGCTCCGTTAGGTTGTTTAGATTCTGCAAGATTCGGAATTGCATGGGGAGCAATTGGTGCGGCTATGGATTGTTATGATACCGCTTTGCGTTATTGTAAAGAAAGAGAACAGTTTGGCAAACCGATTGGCCAGTTTCAATTACAACAGAAAAAATTAGCAGAAATGATTACAGAAATCACCAAAGCCCAATTATTGGTTTGGAGGCTTGGAACTTTAAGAAATGAAGGAAAAGCAACTTCTGCTCAAATTTCTATGGCAAAACTTAATAATGTAAATATGGCAATTACCATTGCAAGAGAAGCAAGACAAATGTTAGGCGGAATGGGTATTACTGGAGAGTACTCTATTATGCGCCACATGATGAATTTAGAAAGCGTAATTACCTATGAAGGAACGCATGATATTCATTTATTAATTACAGGTTTAGATGTAACTGGTTTAAGTGCATTTAAATAA
- the rnpA gene encoding ribonuclease P protein component → MKHTLGKEERLKSKKLIEKLYLERNSVKAFPLRMIFLQTEHTSKFPAQVGVSVPKRNFKLAVDRNRIKRLMRESYRLQKEIVYNNIEQPYVFMISYIGKEKCTYEEMYLKMEKLLTRFVSEINTKKNDEI, encoded by the coding sequence ATGAAGCATACTTTAGGAAAAGAAGAGCGTTTAAAGAGTAAAAAGCTCATAGAAAAACTTTATTTGGAGAGGAATTCTGTGAAGGCGTTTCCTCTTAGAATGATTTTTTTACAAACAGAACATACCTCAAAATTCCCTGCTCAGGTTGGAGTTTCTGTTCCAAAACGTAATTTTAAATTGGCTGTAGATAGAAATAGAATTAAGCGGTTAATGCGAGAATCTTATCGTTTGCAAAAAGAAATTGTCTACAATAATATAGAGCAACCTTATGTTTTTATGATTTCGTATATTGGGAAAGAAAAATGTACGTATGAAGAGATGTACTTAAAAATGGAAAAATTACTAACTCGGTTTGTTAGCGAAATAAATACTAAGAAAAATGATGAGATTTAA